Proteins from one Mycobacterium sp. HUMS_12744610 genomic window:
- a CDS encoding 1,4-beta-xylanase yields the protein MVTITPRHDPRVGKGAHAARRTILKLPTLLAGGSALARAPRAAAQPPNASPDPTRWSPDRAQRWYRSLPWPVGANFITSNAVNQLEMFAADTYDPRRIDTELGWARSAGFNTVRVFLHDLLWAQDARGFQGRLAQFVAIAARHSIKPLFVLFDSCWDPHPKPGPQPAPRPGIHNSRWVQSPGAEHLGDRGYRRTLRGYVTGVLSQFRNDDRVLGWDLWNEPDNPANQYRSVERADKRALVADLLPEVFGWARTVDPSQPLTSGVWHGHWSDAGRSAVAGIQVDNSDVITFHSYAEPATFESRIAELAPQGRPILCTEYMARTQGSTVQGILPVAKRHNVGAYNWGLVAGKTQTYFPWDSWDHPYPAVPKVWFHDLLRPDGRPFRNSEIQTIRRLSGLAMHLRQ from the coding sequence ATGGTAACCATTACTCCCAGACATGATCCCCGGGTGGGCAAGGGTGCGCACGCCGCACGCCGGACGATTCTGAAGTTGCCGACGCTACTGGCAGGAGGCTCCGCACTGGCCCGGGCACCGCGCGCGGCCGCACAACCGCCGAACGCCTCACCGGACCCCACCCGGTGGTCACCGGACCGCGCCCAGCGCTGGTATCGGTCGCTGCCCTGGCCCGTCGGGGCCAACTTCATCACGTCGAATGCGGTCAACCAGCTCGAGATGTTCGCCGCCGACACCTACGACCCGCGACGCATCGACACGGAGCTGGGCTGGGCGCGCTCGGCCGGGTTCAACACGGTGCGGGTCTTCCTGCACGACCTGCTCTGGGCGCAGGATGCCCGCGGATTTCAGGGCCGGCTGGCGCAATTCGTCGCCATCGCCGCGCGCCACAGCATCAAACCCCTGTTCGTGCTGTTCGACTCCTGCTGGGACCCGCACCCCAAGCCGGGCCCGCAGCCCGCGCCCCGGCCCGGGATCCACAACTCGAGGTGGGTGCAGAGCCCGGGCGCCGAACACCTCGGTGACCGCGGCTACCGGCGGACACTGCGCGGCTACGTCACCGGCGTGCTGAGCCAGTTCCGCAACGACGACCGCGTCCTGGGCTGGGACCTGTGGAACGAGCCCGACAACCCCGCAAACCAGTACCGCTCGGTCGAACGTGCAGACAAGCGGGCACTCGTCGCCGACCTGCTCCCCGAGGTGTTCGGGTGGGCACGCACGGTCGACCCGAGCCAGCCGTTGACGAGCGGGGTCTGGCACGGCCACTGGTCGGACGCCGGCCGCAGCGCCGTCGCCGGCATCCAGGTCGACAACTCCGACGTGATCACCTTCCACTCCTACGCCGAGCCGGCGACCTTCGAGAGCCGCATCGCCGAACTCGCCCCGCAGGGGCGACCGATCCTGTGCACCGAGTACATGGCCCGCACCCAGGGCAGCACCGTCCAGGGCATCCTGCCGGTGGCCAAACGCCACAACGTCGGCGCCTACAACTGGGGCCTGGTCGCCGGCAAAACCCAGACCTACTTCCCCTGGGACTCCTGGGACCACCCCTACCCGGCCGTCCCGAAAGTGTGGTTCCACGACCTACTGCGGCCGGACGGACGACCCTTCCGGAACAGCGAGATCCAGACGATTCGCCGGCTGTCGGGGCTGGCGATGCACCTGCGCCAGTAG
- the panB gene encoding 3-methyl-2-oxobutanoate hydroxymethyltransferase codes for MSEQNVYGASSPGPSRPLTKIRTHHLQKMKAEGHKWAMLTVYDYSTARVFDEAGIPVLLVGDSAANVVYGYDTTVPVSIDELIPLVRGVVRGAQHALVVADLPFGSYEAGPAAALASATRFMKEGGAHAVKLEGGERVAEQIACLSAAGIPVMAHIGFTPQSVNGLGGFRVQGRGDAAEQTVADAIAVAEAGAFSVVMEMVPAELATQITGKLTIPTIGIGAGPNCDGQVLVWQDMAGMSGGKTARFVKRFGDVGAELRRAAMQYAQEVAEGVFPADEHSF; via the coding sequence ATGTCTGAGCAGAACGTCTACGGTGCAAGCTCTCCCGGGCCGTCCCGGCCGCTCACCAAGATCCGCACCCACCACCTGCAGAAGATGAAGGCCGAAGGCCACAAGTGGGCCATGCTGACGGTCTACGACTACTCGACCGCCCGTGTCTTCGACGAGGCCGGCATCCCGGTGCTGCTGGTCGGCGACTCGGCCGCCAACGTGGTGTACGGCTACGACACCACCGTGCCCGTCTCGATCGACGAGCTGATCCCGCTGGTGCGCGGTGTCGTGCGCGGAGCCCAACACGCCCTGGTGGTCGCCGACCTGCCGTTCGGCAGCTACGAGGCGGGGCCGGCCGCGGCGCTGGCCTCGGCCACCCGCTTCATGAAGGAGGGCGGCGCGCACGCCGTCAAGCTCGAGGGCGGCGAGCGGGTCGCCGAGCAGATCGCTTGCCTGAGCGCGGCGGGCATCCCGGTGATGGCTCATATCGGTTTCACCCCGCAGAGCGTCAACGGCCTCGGCGGCTTCCGGGTGCAGGGCCGCGGGGACGCCGCCGAACAGACCGTCGCCGACGCGATCGCCGTCGCCGAAGCGGGCGCATTCTCGGTGGTCATGGAGATGGTGCCGGCCGAGCTAGCCACCCAGATCACCGGCAAGCTGACCATCCCGACGATCGGGATCGGGGCCGGCCCCAACTGCGACGGCCAGGTCCTGGTCTGGCAGGACATGGCCGGGATGAGCGGCGGTAAGACGGCCCGATTCGTCAAGCGGTTCGGCGACGTCGGAGCGGAGTTGCGTCGTGCCGCAATGCAGTACGCCCAAGAGGTGGCCGAGGGAGTCTTCCCGGCCGACGAACACAGTTTCTGA
- a CDS encoding WS/DGAT/MGAT family O-acyltransferase: MQRLTGLDASFLYLETPSQPLHVCSILELDTATMPGGYTFDRLRDALALRIKATPEFREKLANSPLNLDHPVWVDDDGFDIDRHLHRIALPSPGGRAELSEICGHIASLPLDRRRPLWEMWVIEGVAGTDCHRLADPGGRLAVMTKVHHAGVDGVTGASLMEKLCSTEPDAPAPDPAEGVGGASGWRIAAGGLLRFATRPLQLAGVVPETVSSMVTTLRKVRDGQTMARPFAAPRTPFNATISGRRNIAYAELDLDDVKTVKDHFGVKVNDVVMALVSGALRQYLGERSGLPAASLVAMVPVSVHGKSDRPGRNHVSGMFASLHTHVDDPVDRLKVIAEANTVAKQHSSAIGATLLQDWSQFAAPRVFGIAMRLYARTKLTESMPVHNLVVSNVAGPQVPLYLLGCDVKAMYPLGPIFHGSGLNITVMSLRGRLDVGLISCPDLLPDLWDLAGEFTVGMEELLAATGGRR, encoded by the coding sequence ATGCAGCGCCTCACCGGCCTGGACGCGAGCTTCCTCTACCTGGAGACCCCGTCGCAGCCCTTGCATGTTTGCTCGATCCTCGAGCTGGACACCGCCACCATGCCGGGGGGCTACACCTTCGACCGGCTGCGCGACGCGCTCGCGCTGCGCATCAAGGCCACGCCGGAGTTTCGCGAGAAGCTGGCCAACAGCCCGCTGAACCTCGACCACCCGGTCTGGGTGGACGACGACGGCTTCGACATCGACCGTCACCTGCACCGGATCGCGCTGCCGTCGCCTGGCGGCCGCGCGGAGCTGTCCGAGATCTGCGGTCACATCGCGTCGCTCCCGCTGGACCGCCGCAGGCCGCTCTGGGAGATGTGGGTGATCGAGGGTGTGGCGGGCACCGATTGTCACCGCCTGGCTGATCCGGGAGGCCGCCTGGCGGTGATGACCAAGGTGCACCACGCCGGGGTGGACGGGGTGACCGGCGCCAGCCTGATGGAGAAGCTGTGCAGCACCGAGCCCGACGCCCCTGCGCCGGACCCGGCCGAGGGGGTCGGCGGGGCCAGCGGCTGGCGGATCGCCGCCGGCGGATTGCTGCGGTTCGCCACCCGGCCGTTGCAGCTGGCCGGTGTGGTGCCCGAGACCGTGTCGTCGATGGTCACCACGCTGCGCAAGGTGCGTGACGGCCAGACGATGGCGCGCCCGTTCGCCGCCCCGCGCACCCCTTTCAACGCCACCATCAGCGGCCGCCGCAACATCGCCTACGCCGAACTGGACCTCGACGACGTCAAGACGGTGAAGGACCACTTCGGGGTCAAGGTCAACGACGTGGTGATGGCCCTGGTCTCCGGGGCGTTGCGCCAGTACCTGGGAGAGCGCAGCGGCCTGCCCGCCGCGTCGCTGGTGGCGATGGTGCCCGTCTCGGTGCACGGCAAATCCGACCGCCCCGGGCGCAACCACGTCTCGGGCATGTTCGCCAGCCTACACACCCACGTCGACGACCCGGTCGACCGCCTCAAGGTCATCGCCGAAGCGAATACTGTTGCCAAGCAACATAGTTCGGCAATCGGCGCCACGCTGTTGCAGGATTGGTCGCAGTTCGCGGCCCCGCGTGTCTTCGGGATCGCGATGCGCCTCTACGCCAGAACCAAGCTGACCGAGAGCATGCCGGTCCACAACCTGGTGGTGTCCAACGTCGCGGGTCCGCAGGTCCCGCTGTACCTGTTGGGCTGCGACGTCAAAGCGATGTACCCGCTCGGCCCGATCTTCCACGGGTCGGGTCTCAACATCACCGTGATGTCGCTGCGCGGCAGGTTGGACGTCGGGCTCATCTCCTGCCCCGACCTGCTTCCGGACCTGTGGGATCTGGCCGGCGAGTTCACGGTGGGGATGGAGGAGTTGCTCGCGGCAACCGGCGGGCGCCGCTAA
- a CDS encoding alpha/beta hydrolase, giving the protein MGMSLSRRDKVARTLLIWTTIAAVALLLAGCLRVVGGRAVMAGPKLGQALEWTPCRTVGGKVKLPGGALCGRLAVPVDYDHLGGDVATLAMIRFPATGDKIGSLVINPGGPGESGIDAALGVVQSLPKRVRERFDLVGFDPRGVGSSRPAIWCNSDADNDRLRTEPDVDYTPAGVAHIEDETKQFVGRCVDKMGLNFLANVGTVNVARDLDAIRAALGDDKLTYLGYSYGTRIGSAYAEAYPENVRAMILDGAVDPNADPIEADLRQAKGFQDAFNDYAADCAKKPTCPLGTDPAKAVEVYHGLVDKLVDPKDPMIGRPAHTKDPRGLSYSDAIVGTIMALYSPTLWHHLTEGLTELESDRGDTLLALADMYMRRDSRGHYSNATDARVAINCVDQPPIKDRAKVIEEDRRSREIAPFMSYGKFTGDAPLGTCAFWPVPPTSKPHTISVPNLAPTVVVSTTHDPATPYKAGVDLANELRSSLLTFDGTQHTVVFQGDSCIDNYVTAYLIGGDTPPRGAKC; this is encoded by the coding sequence GTGGGCATGAGCCTGTCTCGCCGCGACAAGGTCGCGCGCACGCTGCTGATCTGGACGACGATCGCCGCCGTGGCGCTTCTTCTCGCCGGCTGCCTCCGTGTCGTCGGCGGGCGCGCGGTCATGGCCGGCCCGAAGCTGGGCCAGGCGCTCGAGTGGACTCCGTGCCGCACGGTGGGCGGGAAGGTCAAACTCCCCGGCGGCGCGCTGTGCGGCAGGCTGGCGGTGCCGGTCGACTACGACCACCTCGGCGGCGACGTCGCGACCCTGGCCATGATCCGTTTTCCCGCGACGGGGGACAAGATCGGTTCGCTGGTGATCAATCCCGGCGGCCCCGGCGAGTCCGGCATCGATGCCGCGCTGGGCGTGGTCCAGTCGCTGCCGAAGCGGGTCCGCGAGCGGTTCGACCTCGTCGGGTTCGACCCCCGCGGCGTGGGATCCTCGCGTCCGGCCATCTGGTGCAACTCCGACGCCGACAACGACCGGCTGCGCACCGAACCGGACGTCGACTACACCCCGGCCGGTGTGGCCCACATCGAGGACGAGACCAAACAGTTCGTCGGCCGTTGCGTCGACAAGATGGGCCTGAACTTCCTGGCGAACGTCGGCACCGTCAACGTCGCCCGCGACCTCGACGCCATCCGCGCGGCGCTGGGCGACGACAAGCTGACCTATCTCGGCTACTCCTACGGCACCCGGATCGGCTCGGCCTACGCCGAGGCCTACCCGGAGAACGTGCGGGCGATGATCCTCGACGGCGCCGTCGACCCCAACGCCGATCCCATCGAGGCGGACCTGCGCCAGGCCAAGGGGTTTCAGGACGCGTTCAACGACTACGCCGCCGACTGCGCGAAGAAGCCGACCTGCCCGCTGGGCACCGACCCCGCCAAGGCCGTCGAGGTCTACCACGGTCTGGTGGACAAGCTGGTCGACCCGAAAGACCCGATGATCGGCCGGCCGGCCCACACGAAAGATCCGCGGGGGTTGAGCTACAGCGACGCCATCGTGGGCACGATCATGGCGTTGTACTCCCCGACGCTGTGGCACCACCTGACCGAAGGGCTGACCGAACTCGAGAGCGACCGCGGCGACACCCTGCTGGCCCTGGCCGACATGTACATGCGGCGCGACTCGCGCGGCCACTACTCCAATGCCACCGACGCGCGGGTGGCGATCAACTGCGTCGACCAGCCGCCGATCAAGGACCGGGCCAAGGTCATCGAGGAGGACCGCCGCTCGCGGGAGATCGCGCCCTTCATGAGCTACGGAAAGTTCACGGGTGACGCACCGTTGGGCACGTGCGCGTTCTGGCCGGTGCCGCCCACGAGTAAGCCCCACACCATCTCGGTGCCCAACCTGGCGCCCACCGTGGTGGTGTCCACCACCCACGACCCGGCGACGCCGTACAAGGCCGGCGTCGACCTGGCCAACGAGCTGCGCAGCTCGCTGCTCACCTTCGACGGGACCCAGCACACCGTGGTGTTCCAGGGCGACAGCTGCATCGACAACTACGTGACGGCCTACCTCATCGGCGGTGACACGCCACCGCGCGGCGCCAAGTGCTGA
- a CDS encoding alpha/beta hydrolase: MTAMSRLRSWSSALLSFGLLLGAQSPAALPVAGAAPEPGAGQTPSPAPPRAAAVPQNWGSCSLFLHGTTDVPAGARCTTVAVPVDYRNPGGAQAKLAVIRVPASGRRIGSLLVNPGGPGASAVDMVAAMASDLEDTDITRHFDMVGFDPRGVGHSTPALRCRTDAEFDAFRREPMVDYSPAGVAHIEQIYRQLAQQCVNRMGTEFLANVGTASAARDMDMVRQALGENQINYLGYSYGTELGTTYLEAFPAHVRAMVLDGAIDPTVGPIQENIGQMAGFQTAFNDYALNCARSPACPLGTDPAQFVNRYHQLVDPLVFKPGRTADPRGLSYADASTGTINALYTPAHWKYLTSGLLGLQRGTDASDLLMLADDYEGRDRSGHYGNDQDAFNGIRCVDAPTPTDTASWVAADQQIRQAAPFLSYGPFTGTAPRDLCALWPVPATSAPHAASAAAPGKAVVVSTTHDPATPYQAGVSLARQLGAPLITYGGTQHTAVFNGDQCVDTAVVRYLLGVALPPPSLQCR, translated from the coding sequence ATGACTGCCATGTCGCGCCTGAGATCATGGAGCTCGGCGCTGCTCTCGTTCGGACTGCTGCTCGGGGCGCAATCACCCGCGGCGCTGCCGGTCGCCGGTGCGGCACCGGAGCCCGGCGCCGGCCAGACCCCGAGTCCCGCGCCGCCGCGCGCCGCGGCGGTACCGCAGAACTGGGGCAGTTGCAGCCTGTTTCTCCACGGCACCACCGACGTTCCCGCCGGCGCGCGGTGTACCACCGTTGCGGTACCGGTCGACTACCGCAATCCCGGTGGGGCGCAAGCCAAGCTGGCGGTGATCCGCGTCCCCGCCAGCGGCCGGCGGATCGGCTCCCTTTTGGTCAACCCCGGCGGGCCCGGGGCGTCGGCGGTGGACATGGTGGCCGCAATGGCCTCGGACCTGGAAGACACCGACATCACGCGCCACTTCGACATGGTGGGCTTCGACCCGCGGGGGGTGGGCCACTCGACGCCGGCGCTGCGCTGCCGGACCGATGCCGAGTTCGACGCGTTCCGGCGCGAACCGATGGTCGACTACAGCCCGGCCGGTGTGGCGCACATCGAGCAGATCTACCGGCAGCTGGCCCAGCAGTGCGTGAACCGCATGGGCACCGAGTTCCTGGCCAACGTCGGCACGGCCTCGGCCGCGCGCGACATGGACATGGTCCGTCAGGCGCTGGGCGAGAACCAGATCAACTACCTCGGCTACAGCTACGGCACCGAGTTGGGCACCACCTACCTCGAGGCATTCCCCGCCCACGTGCGGGCGATGGTGCTCGACGGCGCCATCGACCCGACCGTCGGCCCCATCCAGGAAAACATCGGCCAAATGGCCGGATTCCAAACCGCTTTCAACGACTACGCCCTCAACTGCGCCCGATCGCCGGCCTGCCCGCTGGGCACCGACCCGGCCCAGTTCGTGAACCGCTACCACCAGCTGGTAGACCCGCTGGTGTTCAAGCCGGGCCGCACGGCGGACCCGCGCGGTCTCAGCTACGCCGACGCGTCCACCGGAACCATCAACGCGCTCTACACCCCGGCCCATTGGAAGTACCTGACCAGTGGCCTGCTCGGGTTGCAGCGCGGCACCGACGCCTCCGACCTGCTGATGCTGGCCGACGACTACGAGGGCCGCGACCGCAGCGGACATTACGGCAACGACCAGGACGCGTTCAACGGGATCCGCTGCGTGGACGCGCCCACGCCGACGGACACGGCGAGCTGGGTCGCCGCCGATCAGCAGATCCGCCAGGCTGCCCCCTTCCTGAGCTACGGGCCGTTCACCGGGACCGCCCCCCGCGACCTGTGCGCGCTGTGGCCGGTGCCGGCCACGTCGGCCCCGCACGCCGCGAGCGCCGCCGCTCCGGGCAAGGCGGTCGTGGTGTCCACCACCCACGACCCGGCCACCCCGTACCAGGCCGGGGTCAGCCTCGCCCGTCAGCTGGGCGCGCCGCTGATCACCTACGGCGGCACGCAGCACACCGCGGTGTTCAACGGTGACCAGTGCGTGGACACCGCGGTGGTGCGTTATCTGCTCGGCGTGGCCCTGCCTCCGCCCTCGCTGCAGTGTCGCTGA